In Streptococcus parauberis NCFD 2020, the sequence TTGATCTAGCTGATGAACCTAAATTGATAGGTAATTTTCATTTTTATCAGGCTGACATTAGTCAGGATTGCCAGGCAATTTTTGAAGAGATTGGGACAATTGATATCCTGTGCAACACAGCTGGTGTTTTGGATGCATACTTGCCCTTGCTTGATATCAGTCAAGACCAGTTTACAAGGGTCATGAACGTCAACTTTTTTGGGGCTGTTCGAACCACTTCCTTTTTTCTTGGCAAAATGCGAGCGCAGCAATCCGGCATTATCATAAACATGTGTTCCATTGCTAGTTTTATGGCTGGTGGTGGCGGTGCTGCTTATACAGCTAGTAAACATGCTCTTGCTGGGTTCACGAGACAATTAGCTTTGGACTATGCCAAGGCAGGTATTTCCGTTTTTGGGATTGCACCTGGGGCAGTTAAAACAGAAATGACAGCCAGTGATTTTGAGCCAGGAGGCATGGCTGATTGGGTTGCTCAAGAAACACCAATTGGCCGATGGTTGGAGGCTGATGAAGTGGCAGATTTAACTCTCTACTTAGCAAGTGGAAATGCATCAGGCTTACAAGGTGAAATTGTCAAAATTGACGGTGGATGGAGTTTGAAGTAAATGCAAATTAGACCAGAAAGAAAAAGTGATGAACAAGCTATTCAGACTTTAATTAATGAATCGTTTGCGACTGCTGAACATGCTGATGGCAATGAGGCAGAATTAGTCCGGGCTTTGAGAGCTGGTTCATCTTATGTTCCAGAGTTAACACTTATTTTGGAATGATTGATTAAGAAGGAGAAATAATGAAATTAGCTATATTAGGTACAGGTAAAATTGTTGAAGAAGCCTTACCTGTATTACAAGAAACAAAAGGTATTGTTCTCAAAGCCATCCTTTCTACGCCAAGAAGTATTGAGAAGGCTGAGCAACTAGCGGAAGACTTTGGAATAGAAGAAGCTACTAGTGATTTCCAGGAGTTGCTAAATAATTCTTCAATAGATTCTGTCTATGTCGCAACACCAAACCATTTGCATTATGACATGGCTAAGAAGGCTTTGCTTATGGGCAAACATGTTATTTGTGAAAAACCGTTTACCTTAACGATGTCTGAGTTTGAGGATCTTCGTCAGATTGCTCAGGATAAAAAATTGATTTTGTTGGAAGCAATTACTAACCAGTACTTGGAAAATTTTGCTTACATTAAAGAAAATTTAGACCAACTTGGGGAAATCAAGATTGTTGAATGTAATTATTCTCAATATTCCTCACGTTATGATGCTTTCAAAGTTGGAAAAATTGCGCCAGCATTTGACCCTGAAAAAGGGGGAGGAGCCTTGCGTGATTTGAATGTCTATAATATCCATATTGTGGTCGGGTTATTTGGACAGCCCAAAAATGTAAATTACATGCCAAATATTGAACGAAATATTGATACCTCTGGGATACTTCTGTTAGACTATGGACAGTTTAAGGTAGCTTGTATTGGTGCTAAAGATTGTAGTGCTGAAATCAAGTCAACAATCCAAGGAAATAAAGGTTCAATAAGTATTTTAGGAGCAACAAATACAGTTCCCAAAGTAGCGTTGACGTTGAATGGTCAGGAAGAAGAAATCATTGATCAGAACCAAGGTAATCACCGTATGGTAGCTGAGTTTAAAGCTTTTGAAGAGATTATTAGTGGTAAAGACTTTGATAGAGCAAATCAAGCTTTAGAGCACAGTCAAATAGTTATGGCAGTCTTAGATCAAGCAGCAAAACAAATCTAAAAAAGAGGGAGTTAGTTAGTCTAACTCCCTCTTTATGCAGTCTTTCCCATTTTATGCTATAATGAGATGATATTTGAATAATAAAATAAGGAAAATATATGACAAACTACGCAATTATTTTAGCTGCGGGTAAAGGTACTCGCATGAAGTCTGACCTCCCAAAAGTACTCCACAAAGTATCTGGATTAAGCATGTTAGAACATGTTTACCGCAGTGTTTCAGCAATTAATCCTGAAAAATATGTGACTGTCATTGGGCATAAAGCAGAACTAGTTCAAGAAGTTCTAGTAGACCAATCCGAATTTGTGCTTCAAGCAGAACAACTAGGAACTGGTCACGCAGTAATGATGGCTGAAGAGCAACTAGCTGGATTAGAAGGTAATACTTTGGTTATTGCTGGTGATACACCGCTGATTACTGGTGATAGCTTGAAAAATTTAATTGACTTCCATGTTAACCATAAAAATGTTGCTACAATTTTGACTGCGCGTGCTGAAGATCCATTTGGTTATGGTCGAATCATTAGAAATTCTGATGACGAAGTTATCAAAATTGTTGAACAAAAAGATGCAAACTCCTATGAGCAAGCAGTTAAAGAGATTAATACTGGAACTTACTTATTTGATAATAAACGTTTATTTGAAGCATTGAAAAATATTAACACTAATAATGCTCAAGGTGAATATTACTTAACAGATGTTATCTCAATTTTTAGAGAAAATCGTGAAAAAGTAGGTGCATATGTTCTTCGTAACTTCAATGAAAGCCTTGGTGTAAATGACCGTGTTGCTTTATCAACAGCAGAAAGTGTTATGCATCGTCGTATCAATAAGGCTCACATGGTTAATGGGGTAACATTCCAAAATCCAGATGCTACTTACATCGAGCGCGATGTTCAAATTGATCCAGATGTGGTGATTGAAGCTAATGTTACCTTAAAAGGGAAAACTAAAATTGGATCTGGAACTGTTTTAACTAATGGAACTTATATTGTTAATTCTGAAATTGGACAATCAGCAGTTATTACCAATTCAATGATTGAAGATTCAAAGCTTGCTGATGGAGTCACAATAGGTCCTTATGCCCACATCCGTCCAGGTTCAACCTTAGAAAAAGATGTACATGTTGGAAACTTTGTGGAAGTCAAAGGTTCAAAAATTGGTCAAGGTACAAAAGCAGGTCATTTAACTTACATTGGTAATGCCCAAGTTGGCTCTGATGTTAACTTTGGTGCTGGAACAATTACAGTTAATTACGATGGTCAAAACAAGTACAAAACGATTATTGGCAACAATGTCTTTATTGGTAGCAATTCAACCCTAATCGCACCTTTGGAAATAGGCGACAACTCGCTAACAGCTGCTGGATCAACAATTACCAAAAATGTTTCCTCTGACAGCATTGCAATTGGGCGAAGCCGCCAAGAGACTAAAGAAGGCTATGCTAAACACTTGCCTCATCATCCATCAAATAAAAAATAAGTAAACTACTTGTGAAAAGGAGGAGAAGGATGGAATTTGAAGAAAAGACTATTCGTCGACAAACCATATATGAGGGAGCTATCTTTAATGTCGCAGTAGATGACGTGGAGCTTCCTAATGGCCTTGGACAAGCAAAAAGAGAACTGGTCTTTCACCGTGGAGCCGTTTCAGTTCTAGCTATTACGGATGACCAGAAGATTCTTTTGGTTAAGCAATATCGCAAAGCAATCGAGCAAATTTCCTATGAAATTCCAGCTGGTAAGTTGGAAGTTGGTGAAAATGGCTCTGAGCTTGACGCTGCAGCAAGAGAACTTGAGGAAGAGACAGGTTATCAAGGTCAATTAGAATTCATTTATGAATTCTATACAGCTATTGGATTTTGTAATGAAAAAATCAAACTTTATTTAGCTAAACAATTAGAAAAAGTTCCTAATCCTCGTCCACAAGATGATGATGAAGTGATTGAATTGTTAGAAGTGACTTATCAAGAGGCACTTGAAATGATAAGTAATGGCAAAATTGTTGATGCAAAAACAATTTTAGCTATTCAATACTATGGATTGACTATTGGAGGTGAGATGTGATGGGAAAATCATTACTAACCGATGATGTCATTGAGCGGGCTAGGCGTGGTGAGACTTTTGAAGAAGATCCTTATTTAGACTCAGACACCAAAATTATCACATTTGCAGAAAATCAAATTAATGATGATCTTGATGATAATGTTGATAATCGAATTTATAAAAGTCGACGAATCGAGAATGCTAGAAGAGGGCAGTTTCAAGCTAAATTAAATTTAATGTTATTTGCTCTTTTAGTTCTGATAGCCATTCTTATCTTTGCCGTATTTAGACTTTAGGAGTATTATCAAAATGAAAATTGGAATAATTGCTGCTATGGAAGAGGAATTAAATTCTCTTTTAGAAGCATTAACCTCTAAAACGGAGTCATCTGTTTTAGGAAACACATATTATAGTGGTCGATTCGGTAAACACGAGCTTGTTCTTGTTCAATCTGGAATTGGTAAAGTCATGTCAGCTATGACCGTGGCTATCCTAGTTGAAAATTTTAATGTTCAAGCTATCATTAACACTGGTTCAGCAGGCGCTGTAGCCTCTGACTTATCTATTGGAGATATTGTTGTAGCTGATAAACTTGTTTATCACGATGTTGATTTAACAGCATTTGATTATGATTTTGGGCAAATGGCTCAACAACCACTTTTTTTTGAAAGCGATCAAGAGTTTGTTGAAACCTTCCAAGCTGTTTTAGAAGAGGCTGACAACCACAGTAAAATTGGCTTGATTGCTACTGGAGACTCCTTTATTGCAGGACAAGACAAGATAGACTTGATTGTCTCGCATTTTCCTGAAGTTTTGGCAGTTGAAATGGAAGGGGCAGCAATTGCCCAAGCAGCTCACACCTCTGGTGTTCCGTTTATTGTTTTAAGGGCAATGAGTGACACAGCTGCACATGATGCTAATATAACTTTTGATCAATTTATTATCGAGGCTGGTAAACAGTCCGCATTCACCTTATTAGCATTTTTAAACAAATTAAACTAAAAAAAGATTGGATTCATATCCAGTCTTTTTATAGTTCAGAAACATATATCTCTTTTGCAATATTTTCGGGGATTATCAAACTTTTATCTTGATATGTAATTAAATAGGTTTTGGCATAGCTGTCAATACTTTGTAATTCGAAAACTGTTTGGATACTAAGCTGATGGGATTCCAGATATTGAATCAAATGATACTGGTCATGAATACGGCTCAATTGGTATTTGCCAGGCTCCGTAATTTGATTTAAGGTTCTTGTATTTATTTCATTTAGAGGTTGATCCTTACGAGGAATAGTTCCTCCATGAGGACAAAAAACGGGGAAACAAAGACGTTCATCTAGACGATCGATAAAGTTATCAGAAACAGTGTGTTCCAAAACTTCAGCTTCTTGGTGAACTTCCTGAGAGGTGTAAGATAGTTGTTTAATTAGAAAAACCTCGATCAAGCGATGCTTACGATAGAGATTAGCAATTAATTTTAAGCCTTTATCAGTTAAATAATAACCAACTACTTTATCTTTAATAATCCATTCCTGGTTCAGCATTTTTTTTATCATTTCTGATACTGCTGGGGCAGATACTTGCATACCCTGAGCAATCATTTTATTAGAAATTTTTGCATTTTCTTGTCCCAGTTCATAGATGCACTTAAGGTAATCTTCTTTATTAGGCGTCATTTCTCTCTGCCTTTCTCTTATTTATAACCATTATTATAACAAATTTTTTGAGAAAAATCTTGACAAATGTTGATAAATAATGTAGATTAATAATATAATTAACTATACTTAATTAATTATATAACTTAAATTAAGGAGAAAAAATGAAGAAGAAATTTACTTTTGCTTTGACTGCTGCTTTGTCATTATTCATGCTATCTGCTTGCTCGACTAGTGGTCAACAGGCAAAAAAAGAAGAAAAATTAAATGTTGTTGCAACTAATTCTGTTATTGCAGATATGACAAAAAATATAGCCGGTAATAAGGTTAATTTGCATAGTATTGTTCCAGTTGGTCAAGACCCCCATGAGTATGAACCATTACCTGAAGATGTTGAAAAAACAAGTTCGGCGGATTTGATTTTTTACAATGGAATTAACTTAGAAGATGGTGGACATGCTTGGTTTACTAAATTGATTAAGAATGCCAAAAAAGAAAAAAATAAAGATTATTTTGCGGTATCAGATGGTATTGATGTTATCTATTTAGAGGGGCAAAATGAAAAAGGTAAAGAAGATCCTCATGCTTGGTTAAATCTTGAAAATGGTATGATTTATTCAAAAAATATTGCTAAGCAATTAATAAAGAAAGATCCTAAAAATAAAACTTACTATCAATCTCATTTAAAAAGTTATTTGGCAAAACTAGATAATTTAGATAAAGAAGCTAAATCTAAGTTTGATAAGATACCAGCAGATAAAAAAATGATTGTAACAAGTGAAGGCTGCTTCAAATATTTCTCTAAAGCCTATGATGTTCCATCAGCATATATTTGGGAAATTAATACAGAAGAAGAAGGAACACCGAGTCAAATTTCAACTCTCATTGAGAAATTAAAAAAGAAAAAATTATCAGCTATATTTGTTGAATCTAGTGTTGATAGTCGACCTATGAAATCTGTTTCTAAGGATAGTGGAATTCCAATTTATTCTGAAATTTTTACAGATTCTGTTGCCAAAAAAGGGAAACCTGGTGATAGTTACTATGCCATGATGAAATGGAATTTAGATAAGATTTCAGAAGGTTTATCGAAATAATAGCCATAAAGCACAGGAGCTCAAGGGCCATGTGCTTTATTTATTTTTAAGGAGTTTTATATGATTACAGTTAACAATTTATCAGTTTCTTATCCTGGCAAAATCGAGGCCTTGCAAGATGTTAGCTTATCACTTCCTGGTGGGGGGATAACTGGCATAATTGGACCAAACGGAGCAGGCAAATCAACATTAATGAAGGCAATATTGGGTCTAATTAATTATTCAGGTCAAGTAAAAATTGATATAGCGGATGCTAACTCTAAAGCGACAGCTATTGCCTATGTAGAACAAAGAAGTAGTATCGATCTCAATTTCCCAATTACGGTATCTGAGTGTGTCTTATTGGGAACCTATGGGAAACTTGAATTTTTTAAAAAAATAAGTAAAGAGGATAGAGAAAAGGTTAGCCATTATTTGGAAAAAGTTGGTTTATTAGAGTTTGAACACCGCCCAATCAAAAGTTTATCTGGTGGCCAATTCCAACGGATGCTCTTAGCCAGATGTTTAATTCAAGAAAAAGATTATTTATTTTTGGATGAGCCATTTGCCGGGATTGATTCTTTAAGTGAATCAATTATTATTGATCTGTTAAAAAAATTGGCTAGTAAAGGGAAAACAATCTTAATTGTCCACCATGATCTTAGTAAGGTGGATTATTACTTTGATCGAGTTATTCTCCTAAATAAGAAATTAGTTACTTATGGGAAGGTAACAGATGTTTTTAATCCCAAATATTTAGAAGAAGCCTATGGTCATATGATGGCGGGAGGAGCACTATGATTTTTGAAAAATTTTTTAACGGCCTATGCCAATATCATTTTTTGCAAAATGCCTTTATCACGGCCTTAATTATTGGTATTGTTTCTGGAGTAGTTGGCTGTTTTATTATCCTTCGGTCAATGTCATTAATGGGAGATGCCATTTCTCATGCGGTCTTGCCTGGTGTAGCAATTTCTTATATTTTAGGGATAAATTTCTTTATTGGCGCGATTGTGTTTGGCCTATTATCCTCATTATTTATTACTTATATTAAAGAAAATAGTATTATCAAAGGAGATACAGCCATTGGAATTACATTTAGTTCTTTTTTAGCCTTAGGTGTTATCTTAATTGGAATTGCTCAAAGCACAACTAATCTTTTTAGCATACTATTTGGAAATATCCTAGCAGTTCAAGATAGCGACAAATGGATTACGATTGGCGTATCTTGCTTAGTTCTTTTGACAATTGTGTTGTTTTTCAAAGAACTTCAATTAACGTCTTTTGACCCAGTTCTTGCACAAACAATGGGTATCAATGTTTGTGCCTATCATTACTTGTTGATGGTTCTATTAACTTTAGTAGCTGTTACAGCAATGCAAAGTGTGGGAACAATATTGATTGTAGCTCTATTAATAACACCAGCAGCAACTGCCTATTTATATGTCAATAGCTTGAAAGAGATGTTACTACTATCAGCCACTCTTGGTGCAGTCTCTTCTGTATTAGGATTATTTATTGGTTACACCTTTAATATAGCTGCAGGATCAACAATCGTTTTGACAGCTGCTTTCCTATTTGCCATTAGTTTTTTTATTTCCCCTAAACAAGGGATTTTAAAAAAATAGAAAAAGATGATAAGTTACCACATAACTTATCATCTTTTTTCATCAATATTTAAAAGTATAATCTTTGTTGATTTTGATTTCTTTAATAAGAATTTTTTCTTTTGGTTTATCCTTTTCATCGACCTCTGTTTTGGCAATCTTGTCTACAACATCCATTCCTGTGATGACCTGGCCAAATACAGTATAGCCACCATCTAGACTGGGATTACCTCCCTTATTATAAGCATCAATAATAGGTTGGGGGTAGTTGTCACTCGAAAGGGATTTTCCTTGATTGGCTGTATTTTGATTGATGAAAAATTGACTTCCATTGGTATCTGGCCCCGCATTAGCCATGGCTAGGGCACCACGGATATTATAAAGGTAAGGTGAGATTTCGTTTGGGAACCCTTGTCCATTATCTTTATCAGGATCTTTGTCATACCAGATTGATTGACCACCGGAACCATCGCCCTTGGGATCACCGGTTTGAATCATGAAATCCGAAATGACGCGGTGAAAGCTTAATCCATTGTAATAGCCTTCTTTAGCATGCGTTAAAAAATTTTCAACCGCTAAAGGCGCTAATTTTGGAAAAAGCTTAATTGTAATGTCACCTTGACTAGTAATTAATGTTACCTCTGCTTGATTTTTATCAACTTTCTCCGAAAGTTGGGGGAATTTATCAGGGCTAGCTTTTAAAGCTTCCTTGAATTTTTTTTGATAAACTTTTTCTGCACTTTCTCTACTTTTTTGAGCAATTTTATCATCAACATATTTATCGCCTTTTATAGCTCTATCAAGATATTGACATCCAGTCAAGGTAGAAATAAATATAATAAATAAACTAATTGATAGCAGTTTTTTCATAGAAACTCCTTAGAAATGTTTTCTTTTATTTTACCATATAAAACATAAAGAAAACTAAAATCATTCGTCATTTAAGTTGAAATTATGCGTTTTATCTCATGTTTTTTTTAATATTAATAAGTAGTTGCAAGAAAATACAATTAAGGGTATCAGTATATTCTCAAAATTAATTGAATCTTGTTCGTATTTCATAATTATTGAAAAATGGTATAATGATTTTATGACTAAACGAAATACACAAAGAAAAGGCGCAAAACCTAAGCGTCTAACCAAAGCAGAAATCGAAAAACAACGAGCCATTAAACGGATGATATTCTCCGTTTTAACTGGACTTGTCTTAATTTTTGCTGCTATTAGATTAGGAATTTTTGGTGTTACAGCTTATAATGTTATCCGTTTTATGGTAGGTAGCTTAGCTTATCTCTTTATTGGTGCACTTTTTATTTACTTATTTTTTTTCAAATGGTTACAAAAGCAAGAGGGCTTAATTGCTGGTTTTGTCATTCTTTTTTTGGGACTTTTAATTGAATGGCATGCTTACCTCTTCACATTTAGTCTTATGAAGGGCAAAGAAATTTTTTCAGAAACAGCCCGGTTAATTATGAGCGACCTCTTACAGTTTAAAGTTCATTCTTTCCTAGGTGGAGGTATGATTGGAGCCCTTCTATACAAACCAGTTTCCTTTTTATTTTCTAATATTGGCTCATTTTTCATTGGTGGCTTGGTTATCCTTTTAGGGCTCTTTTTGATGACTCCTTGGGACGTTTATGACATCAGCAATTTTGTGAAGTTACAAATGCAAAACTTACTTGAAAAGCATCATGCAGCTAAAGAGCTCCGCTATATCAAAAAAGAAGAAGAAAAAGCGAGAGCTGAAGAATTTCGTTTGCAAGAGGAGGCTTTACTTGAGAATAATCCAAATCAAAGAGCTGTAGATATAGAGACTGGTGAAATTCTAGATGGTCAGATGGCTGGAATGATGGATCCATTGGCGGTCGAGCAAATGCCACTGGCTGAGCCAGAGATAATTGCTTATGAGTCGCATCCAGAAGATTTGGGTGTAATTGAAATGGATCAATTTGATGAGCAAGATTCGATGTTAGAATCTTATCCCATTCCTGAAGCTACTGATCAAATGACCATTGATGATGAGCTATTTGACGATGAGCCAGTCGAAGTTGACTTTACTCCGAAAGCTAATTTACTTTATAAATTACCAACAATTGACCTGTTTGCACCTGATAAACCAAAAAATCAGTCTAAAGAAAAGAATTTGGTTCGCAAAAACATCACTGTTTTAGAAGAAACTTTCAAAAGTTTTGGAATTGATGTGAAAGTGGAACGTGCTGAAATTGGACCATCTGTAACAAAATATGAAATTAAACCAGCAGTCGGTGTTCGGGTTAACCGTATTTCAAACTTAGCGGATGACTTGGCTTTAGCTTTAGCTGCTAAAGATGTCCGTATTGAAGCTCCTATTCCAGGGAAATCTTTAGTCGGAATTGAAGTACCTAATTCAGAAATTGCCACAGTTTCCTTCCGTGAGCTTTGGGAACAATCTAATACTAGTGATGATAAATTACTTGAAGTACCACTTGGTAAAGCTGTTAATGGTATGGCTCGCTCCTTTGACTTAACAAAAATGCCTCATCTTCTGGTAGCAGGGTCAACTGGATCTGGTAAATCTGTTGCTGTTAATGGGATTATTTCAAGTATTTTGATGAAAGCTCGACCTGATCAAGTAAAATTCTTAATGGTCGATCCAAAAATGGTTGAATTATCAGTTTATAATGATATTCCTCATCTATTAATTCCTGTTGTTACTAACCCCCGCAAAGCAAGTAAAGCTTTACAAAAGGTTGTTGATGAAATGGAAAATCGTTATGAACTCTTTAGTAAAGTTGGTGTCAGAAATATTGCTGGTTATAATGGAAAAGTTGAAGATTATAATGCACAATCTGAACAAAAGCAAATTCCCTTACCATTGATTGTGGTTATTGTTGATGAGTTGGCTGACTTAATGATGGTAGCAAGTAAAGAAGTTGAAGATGCTATTATTCGATTAGGACAAAAAGCTCGTGCTGCTGGTATTCACATGATATTAGCAACTCAAAGACCATCAGTTGACGTTATTTCTGGTTTAATTAAAGCTAACGTTCCTTCGCGTATTGCCTTTGCAGTTTCCTCTGGGACAGATAGTCGGACTATTCTTGATGAGAATGGTGCAGAAAAACTTTTAGGTCGAGGAGACATGCTCTTTAAACCAATTGATGAGAACCATCCGGTTCGTCTTCAGGGTTCATTTATTTCAGATGATGATGTTGAACGAATTGTTGGCTTCATCAAAGATCAAGCTGAAGCAGATTATGATGATGCCTTTGATCCTGGAGAAGTGACAGAAATTGACATGGGTAATGGCTCATCTGGTGATTCCAATGAGGGCGATCCGTTATTTGAAGATGCAAAAGCATTAGTCCTTGAAACCCAAAAAGCTTCGGCTTCTATGATTCAACGACGTTTGTCAGTTGGATTTAACCG encodes:
- a CDS encoding 3-oxoacyl-ACP reductase, yielding MTKSVLVTGVSSGIGLAQAQAFLKLGYTVYGLDLADEPKLIGNFHFYQADISQDCQAIFEEIGTIDILCNTAGVLDAYLPLLDISQDQFTRVMNVNFFGAVRTTSFFLGKMRAQQSGIIINMCSIASFMAGGGGAAYTASKHALAGFTRQLALDYAKAGISVFGIAPGAVKTEMTASDFEPGGMADWVAQETPIGRWLEADEVADLTLYLASGNASGLQGEIVKIDGGWSLK
- a CDS encoding Gfo/Idh/MocA family protein, whose translation is MKLAILGTGKIVEEALPVLQETKGIVLKAILSTPRSIEKAEQLAEDFGIEEATSDFQELLNNSSIDSVYVATPNHLHYDMAKKALLMGKHVICEKPFTLTMSEFEDLRQIAQDKKLILLEAITNQYLENFAYIKENLDQLGEIKIVECNYSQYSSRYDAFKVGKIAPAFDPEKGGGALRDLNVYNIHIVVGLFGQPKNVNYMPNIERNIDTSGILLLDYGQFKVACIGAKDCSAEIKSTIQGNKGSISILGATNTVPKVALTLNGQEEEIIDQNQGNHRMVAEFKAFEEIISGKDFDRANQALEHSQIVMAVLDQAAKQI
- the glmU gene encoding bifunctional UDP-N-acetylglucosamine diphosphorylase/glucosamine-1-phosphate N-acetyltransferase GlmU; translated protein: MTNYAIILAAGKGTRMKSDLPKVLHKVSGLSMLEHVYRSVSAINPEKYVTVIGHKAELVQEVLVDQSEFVLQAEQLGTGHAVMMAEEQLAGLEGNTLVIAGDTPLITGDSLKNLIDFHVNHKNVATILTARAEDPFGYGRIIRNSDDEVIKIVEQKDANSYEQAVKEINTGTYLFDNKRLFEALKNINTNNAQGEYYLTDVISIFRENREKVGAYVLRNFNESLGVNDRVALSTAESVMHRRINKAHMVNGVTFQNPDATYIERDVQIDPDVVIEANVTLKGKTKIGSGTVLTNGTYIVNSEIGQSAVITNSMIEDSKLADGVTIGPYAHIRPGSTLEKDVHVGNFVEVKGSKIGQGTKAGHLTYIGNAQVGSDVNFGAGTITVNYDGQNKYKTIIGNNVFIGSNSTLIAPLEIGDNSLTAAGSTITKNVSSDSIAIGRSRQETKEGYAKHLPHHPSNKK
- a CDS encoding NUDIX hydrolase — protein: MEFEEKTIRRQTIYEGAIFNVAVDDVELPNGLGQAKRELVFHRGAVSVLAITDDQKILLVKQYRKAIEQISYEIPAGKLEVGENGSELDAAARELEEETGYQGQLEFIYEFYTAIGFCNEKIKLYLAKQLEKVPNPRPQDDDEVIELLEVTYQEALEMISNGKIVDAKTILAIQYYGLTIGGEM
- the macP gene encoding cell wall synthase accessory phosphoprotein MacP, with protein sequence MGKSLLTDDVIERARRGETFEEDPYLDSDTKIITFAENQINDDLDDNVDNRIYKSRRIENARRGQFQAKLNLMLFALLVLIAILIFAVFRL
- a CDS encoding 5'-methylthioadenosine/adenosylhomocysteine nucleosidase codes for the protein MKIGIIAAMEEELNSLLEALTSKTESSVLGNTYYSGRFGKHELVLVQSGIGKVMSAMTVAILVENFNVQAIINTGSAGAVASDLSIGDIVVADKLVYHDVDLTAFDYDFGQMAQQPLFFESDQEFVETFQAVLEEADNHSKIGLIATGDSFIAGQDKIDLIVSHFPEVLAVEMEGAAIAQAAHTSGVPFIVLRAMSDTAAHDANITFDQFIIEAGKQSAFTLLAFLNKLN
- a CDS encoding metal-dependent transcriptional regulator yields the protein MTPNKEDYLKCIYELGQENAKISNKMIAQGMQVSAPAVSEMIKKMLNQEWIIKDKVVGYYLTDKGLKLIANLYRKHRLIEVFLIKQLSYTSQEVHQEAEVLEHTVSDNFIDRLDERLCFPVFCPHGGTIPRKDQPLNEINTRTLNQITEPGKYQLSRIHDQYHLIQYLESHQLSIQTVFELQSIDSYAKTYLITYQDKSLIIPENIAKEIYVSEL
- a CDS encoding metal ABC transporter substrate-binding protein — protein: MKKKFTFALTAALSLFMLSACSTSGQQAKKEEKLNVVATNSVIADMTKNIAGNKVNLHSIVPVGQDPHEYEPLPEDVEKTSSADLIFYNGINLEDGGHAWFTKLIKNAKKEKNKDYFAVSDGIDVIYLEGQNEKGKEDPHAWLNLENGMIYSKNIAKQLIKKDPKNKTYYQSHLKSYLAKLDNLDKEAKSKFDKIPADKKMIVTSEGCFKYFSKAYDVPSAYIWEINTEEEGTPSQISTLIEKLKKKKLSAIFVESSVDSRPMKSVSKDSGIPIYSEIFTDSVAKKGKPGDSYYAMMKWNLDKISEGLSK
- a CDS encoding metal ABC transporter ATP-binding protein; translation: MITVNNLSVSYPGKIEALQDVSLSLPGGGITGIIGPNGAGKSTLMKAILGLINYSGQVKIDIADANSKATAIAYVEQRSSIDLNFPITVSECVLLGTYGKLEFFKKISKEDREKVSHYLEKVGLLEFEHRPIKSLSGGQFQRMLLARCLIQEKDYLFLDEPFAGIDSLSESIIIDLLKKLASKGKTILIVHHDLSKVDYYFDRVILLNKKLVTYGKVTDVFNPKYLEEAYGHMMAGGAL
- a CDS encoding metal ABC transporter permease, giving the protein MFEKFFNGLCQYHFLQNAFITALIIGIVSGVVGCFIILRSMSLMGDAISHAVLPGVAISYILGINFFIGAIVFGLLSSLFITYIKENSIIKGDTAIGITFSSFLALGVILIGIAQSTTNLFSILFGNILAVQDSDKWITIGVSCLVLLTIVLFFKELQLTSFDPVLAQTMGINVCAYHYLLMVLLTLVAVTAMQSVGTILIVALLITPAATAYLYVNSLKEMLLLSATLGAVSSVLGLFIGYTFNIAAGSTIVLTAAFLFAISFFISPKQGILKK
- a CDS encoding peptidylprolyl isomerase, with protein sequence MKKLLSISLFIIFISTLTGCQYLDRAIKGDKYVDDKIAQKSRESAEKVYQKKFKEALKASPDKFPQLSEKVDKNQAEVTLITSQGDITIKLFPKLAPLAVENFLTHAKEGYYNGLSFHRVISDFMIQTGDPKGDGSGGQSIWYDKDPDKDNGQGFPNEISPYLYNIRGALAMANAGPDTNGSQFFINQNTANQGKSLSSDNYPQPIIDAYNKGGNPSLDGGYTVFGQVITGMDVVDKIAKTEVDEKDKPKEKILIKEIKINKDYTFKY